The Salmo salar chromosome ssa06, Ssal_v3.1, whole genome shotgun sequence genome window below encodes:
- the wizb gene encoding protein Wiz isoform X2, translating into MELEGDSLSPRDSFTSVSSYGPPPSFSAQDTATHNFLNHTLQVSDELTFSGSPWSSGGNGDFERTGGPLSQVESGRSAQRSIRPSAFPSSLTWDSDSEKETLDEEELQHFSNPHGLAAHSPGSPSSGLRPDSEDDQALEQLQHLPTETNLLSPVERDQDKPNTHREEPKKAQPSSKECKHDGEQVVDDRVWNVSEKAELFQSKVTSKEGRKIEEEGEEEDLTGKDKEPERDVYTFPGDSDTESPPPAPWAHCTFIQRRKKKRALLRPFSGQGSWERTSTGAGKKARCASSRAKSLGPVKVSGGAYNFKENLEKATEDLEKVEEEKGGEEEGGGEGELGEEIFTCVECSIYFKKQVYLQDHMQEHSHSRPGAGRRERGVKGARFRCVECGWNLSNRLALADHHRRHQESRQKILEEIGKLSDSRKGETTQGEPSKVTKPASPVLEPFVAPVMTPAPVPFTEPVPAPFTEPDPAPFTEPDPAPFTKPDPVPVPVRATGKARAKTPVKAKVKGPANRRYLCLKCDFSTRTSQALANHAKTHNRKPTGLQRASPRFQPKLTPMEPPVSPGSASGLTSISLTCDQCAFQASSQTALKDHQHVAHPAQTSICGEGPEEINRPGSRIDASSPPCSDKLSKPVSPPEGQSQSKASKSSSSWISAMEDSDIQPQPSNTATAPQRREIAFKTIGNKRANRRGKAGTELLRSNPKLDSGPPETDDAQSQGQSPDLATDINQKETESLVGSKPLTRARSLRDDSSLKQQSLTASSSTEGKPVKEEEEDGETKVAFEKKSNKVFAAENDDDDDNDDHDEEEEEENIRRFLAEGISDEDYEEIDEETGTLKSVERKCPYCPDRFHNGIGLANHVRGHLNRVGVSYNVRHFISPEEVNAIEKKFSYQKKKKKVANFDPDTFSVMRCEFCNAGFDTRAGLSSHARAHLRDFGITNWEVTVSPIHILRELFSSRPDLVLPTAPPRSPASDEEEEEDLETEEEEPGEGEGSEEATGATVSNLLPSSPSQPWEKDHSVGGEEEEQMPALDSLTSSPGRKGLFSLDPESPSPRDEADIKVSNLLKCEVCSAPFETRRGLSSHARSHLRQLGIGMSESSGAPIDLLYQITKERGLDGHFPPPLPRPPVAKKPLHVLPTPRKEERYQDTDMDEKPIPLSIPSPVASPPPSSLIRACSPSPVVRKAPISSLLPVSSPLRCLDHKPGGVKSTTSNLSAKPFWAPQETDAPLNLTLEVDPNKDIVCQLCGAWFETRKGLSSHARAHLRHFGVEYSESKGSPIDLLNQLIHTDDFKHRASALQPEGPQGLRGLTASLSSPKRSLLTTSSTPLLYKVTTMGGGSGSKATSSSASSMFGPPSKRPKSSKVQVFRLSGGELTPIPQSEPVKEIGCEFCGEYFENRKGLSSHARSHLRQMGITEWTVNGSPIDTLRELITRRGLPCALPLKPLKSPPPSPGPPRSPLSSPASPSLLSRLPFAFANPPSHQSTVRKMGSAPPASPSLIVKLKPEPMQLEVTMPGAVGGAAGYSSEPLNCSWSSSDNMLPLNLVTAHEVEPTRDIRCEFCGEYFENRKGLSSHARSHLRQMGITEWTVNGSPIDTLRELMHKNGGTSSPAPGLKKETSQGSSPTWEGLVGGLGYQSPKFSRKSPLNLLHSGSRLHKHGLGAVGLSSTPPAGKFFAVSLLGKRPMSEEGRPVERSPSHPQSFSPLPHDLSIKGKSSPDKNAGGHLDANCELCGFYFENRKALASHARAHLRQFGVTEWCVNGSPIETLSAWMRSRPHKVVEMHRSYMQGSNRSTSKKKSSSSLSPSSDSDLLPPVPSQKHSSSSQWAALGLAQARRVGRELTLASPRAAEGDAGLTPPSRPSHSSHSPSPARLSNTLPPHTQVARSELNVRLPRGFERRPLKHPSHSEGGERDSGTPKPPRTGTIPALVPKPPTTPLVKVVGKIYSLRCRFCEVEFQGPLSVQEDWIRHLQQHILNLNYSKPAPSATDPPAQDHNPTPTSTSVPATTSSFTTTPAPTSTPPSIHTHTIAPTVLPPCSPSPPPMAESSPIVTATPMATASAESTLTPILIPIPTPAL; encoded by the exons aTGGAGCTAGAGGGGGATTCTCTTTCCCCCAGGGATTCCTTCACCTCAGTGAGCAGCTATGGGCCACCACCCTCATTCTCAGCACAGGACACCGCAACCCACAACTTCCTAAATCACACCTTACAG GTTTCAGACGAGCTCACCTTCAGTGGGAGCCCATGGTCCAGTGGTGGCAATGGGGACTTTGAGAGGACCGGAGGCCCTCTATCCCAGGTGGAATCAGGGAGGAGTGCACAGAGGAGCATCAGACCCTCAGCCTTTCCCTCCTCCCTGACCTGGGACTCTGACTCTGAGAAAGAGACACTAGACG AGGAGGAGCTACAGCACTTTTCTAACCCTCATGGTCTGGCCGCTCACAGCCCAGGATCCCCCTCCTCTGGACTCAG ACCTGACAGTGAGGATGACCAAGCACTTGAACAACTGCAGCACTTACCCACTGAGACAAACCTACTCAGCCCTGTGGAGCGGGACCAAGACAAgcctaacacacacagagaggagccaAAGAAGGCCCAACCCAGTTCAAAAGAATGTAAGCATGATGGGGAGCAAG TGGTAGATGACAGAGTCTGGAATGTATCGGAGAAAGCTGAACTGTTTCAGTCCAAAGTGACATCAAAGGAGGGGCGCAAAattgaggaggaaggagaggaagaggacctGACAGGGAAGGACAAGGAGCCTGAGCGGGATGTGTACACCTTTCCTGGGGACTCAGACACAGAGAGCCCCCCACCAGCACCATGGGCACACTGCACTTTCATCCAGCGTCGGAAGAAGAAGAGGGCCCTGCTCAGGCCCTTCTCTGGCCAGGGCTCCTGGGAACGCACATCAACAGGAGCTGGGAAGAAGGCAAGGTGTGCTTCCTCAAGAGCAAAGAGCTTGGGGCCAGTGAAGGTGAGTGGAGGGGCCTATAACTTTAAGGAGAACTTGGAAAAGGCAAcagaggatctggagaaggtaGAAGAGGAAAAAGgtggtgaagaagaaggaggaggagagggagagcttgGTGAAGAGATTTTCACCTGTGTGGAATGTAGCATTTACTTCAAGAAGCAGGTCTACCTGCAGGATCACATGCAAGAGCACAGTCATAGCAGGCCAGGGGCTGGCAGGAGGGAGCGCGGAGTGAAGGGCGCGCGATTTCGGTGCGTGGAGTGTGGATGGAACCTGTCAAACAGGCTGGCTCTGGCAGACCACCACAGACGACACCAGGAGTCTCGTCAGAAGATCCTGGAGGAGATTGGGAAGCTGAGTGACAGCAGGAAAGGAGAGACTACGCAGGGTGAGCCGAGCAAGGTGACCAAACCTGCAAGCCCAGTCCTAGAACCATTTGTAGCTCCAGTCATGACTCCAGCTCCAGTCCCATTCACAGAGCCAGTCCCAGCTCCATTCACAGAGCCAGATCCAGCTCCATTCACAGAGCCAGATCCAGCTCCATTCACAAAGCCAGATCCAGTTCCAGTTCCAGTCCGGGCCACAGGAAAAGCTCGAGCCAAAACCCCAGTCAAAGCAAAGGTCAAAGGCCCAGCCAATCGTCGCTATCTCTGCCTCAAGTGTGACTTCAGTACACGCACCTCACAGGCATTGGCCAACCATGCCAAGACCCACAACAGAAAACCTACTGGTCTGCAGCGAGCCTCTCCGCGCTTTCAGCCAAAGCTCACTCCTATGGAGCCGCCTGTGTCACCTGGATCTGCCTCTGGCCtgacctctatctctctcacttgTGATCAGTGTGCCTTCCAGGCCTCCAGTCAAACTGCTCTGAAGGATCACCAACACGTGGCTCACCCCGCGCAGACCTCCATCTGTGGGGAAGGGCCTGAAGAGATTAACCGTCCAGGGTCCAGAATTGATGCCTCCTCTCCACCATGTTCTGATAAGCTTTCTAAGCCTGTCTCTCCACCAGAAGGCCAAAGCCAGTCAAAGGCCAGTAAGTCTTCCTCTAGTTGGATCTCTGCTATGGAGGATAGTGACATACAGCCCCAACCATCAAACACTGCTACAGCTCCCCAGCGTAGAGAGATAGCCTTTAAGACCATCGGGAACAAGAGGGCAAATAGGAGAGGGAAGGCGGGGACAGAACTCCTTCGGTCAAATCCAAAACTGGACAGCGGGCCACCTGAGACCGATGATGCACAAAGCCAGGGCCAGAGCCCTGACCTGGCAACCGATATAAACCAAAAAGAGACTGAATCACTTGTTGGATCCAAACCGCTCACCAGGGCTCGATCCCTCCGAG ATGACTCCTCTCTAAAACAACAGAGCCTCACAGCCTCAAGCTCTACAGAAGGGAAGCCCGtgaaggaagaggaagaggacggGGAGACAAAGGTTGCTTTTGAAAAGAAAAGTAACAAGGTTTTTGCTGCTGAaaatgacgatgatgatgacaaCGATGATCATgacgaagaagaggaagaggagaatatCCGGCGTTTCCTAGCGGAGGGCATATCAGATGAGGATTATGAGGAGATTGATGAGGAGACGGGGACCCTGAAGAGCGTGGAGAGGAAATGCCCCTACTGCCCTGATCGCTTCCACAACGGCATCGGGCTGGCCAATCACGTGAGGGGCCACCTCAACCGAGTGGGCGTCAGCTACAATGTGCGCCACTTCATATCCCCTGAGGAGGTCAATGCCATTGAGAAGAAGTTCTCCtaccagaagaagaagaaaaaag TTGCCAACTTTGACCCGGATACGTTCAGTGTGATGCGCTGTGAGTTCTGCAATGCTGGCTTTGACACCCGGGCTGGCCTGTCCAGCCACGCCAGGGCACACCTGCGGGACTTTGGGATTACTAACTGGGAGGTGACTGTCTCGCCCATCCATATCCTCCGGGAGCTCTTCTCCAGTCGCCCAGACCTGGTCCTCCCCACAGCCCCCCCACGCAGTCCAGCCtcagacgaggaggaggaggaagacctggagacggaggaggaagaaccaggggaaggggaagggagtGAAGAGGCAACAGGTGCTACAGTCTCCAACCTACTGCCATCGTCACCTTCTCAGCCTTGGGAGAAAGACCACAGCGTTG gcggggaggaggaagagcagatgcCAGCACTGGACAGCTTGACCTCCAGCCCAGGGAGGAAGGGTCTGTTTTCCCTAGACCCAGAGAGCCCCTCCCCGAGGGATGAAGCTGACATCAAGG TGTCCAACCTGTTAAAGTGTGAGGTGTGCAGTGCCCCCTTTGAGACGAGGCGGGGCCTATCTAGTCACGCGCGTTCCCACCTGCGCCAGCTGGGCATCGGCATGTCGGAGAGCAGCGGGGCACCCATCGACCTCCTCTACCAGATCACCAAGGAGCGCGGTCTGGATGGGCacttcccccctcccctcccccggcCCCCCGTCGCCAAGAAGCCCCTTCACGTCCTGCCAACCCCACGGAAAGAGGAGAGATATCAAGACACAGACATGGACGAGaaacccatccctctctccatcccctcccctgtggcctcccctcccccctcctccctcatcaGGGCCTGCTCCCCTTCTCCTGTGGTGAGGAAGGCCCCCATCTCCTCCCTGCTGCCTGTGTCCTCCCCCCTGCGCTGTCTGGACCATAAGCCTGGAGGGGTGAAGAGCACCACCTCTAACCTCTCTGCCAAACCCTTCTGGGCTCCACAGGAGACTGATGCCCCACTCAACCTCA CATTGGAGGTGGACCCCAACAAGGACATAGTGTGCCAGCTGTGTGGCGCCTGGTTCGAGACGCGGAAGGGCCTGTCCAGCCATGCCCGAGCCCACCTGCGTCACTTTGGGGTGGAGTACTCGGAGTCCAAAGGTTCCCCCATAGACCTCCTCAACCAGCTCATTCACACTGATGACTTCAAGCACAGAGCCAGTGCCCTGCAGCCTGAGGGGCCCCAGGGGCTCAGGGGCCTCAcagccagcctctcctctcccaaaCGCTCCCTCCTCACCACCTCCTCCACACCTCTCCTCTACAAGGTCACTACGATGGGGGGCGGATCTGGGTCCAAAGCTACCTCTTCCTCAGCTTCCTCAATGTTTGGCCCGCCCTCCAAACGTCCCAAGTCCTCCAAAGTACAGGTCTTCCGTTTGAGTGGCGGGGAACTCACACCCATCCCCCAGA GTGAACCGGTGAAGGAGATCGGCTGTGAGTTCTGTGGGGAGTACTTTGAAAACCGTAAAGGTCTCTCCAGTCACGCGCGTTCCCACCTGCGCCAGATGGGCATCACAGAGTGGACAGTCAACGGTTCCCCCATAGACACCCTGCGAGAGCTGATCACACGTCGAGGTCTACCATGCGCCCTGCCCCTCAAGCCCCTAaaatctccccctccatcccccggACCCCCTCGCTCCCCCTTGTCCTCCCCTGCCTCGCCCAGCCTCCTGAGTCGCCTCCCTTTTGCCTTCGCCAACCCACCCAGCCACCAGTCCACAGTGCGTAAGATGGGCTCAGCTCCACCGGCCTCCCCTAGCCTGATAGTCAAGCTGAAGCCTGAGCCTATGCAGCTGGAAGTCACCATGCCAGGAGCGGTGGGGGGAGCAGCGGGATACTCCTCTGAGCCACTGAATTGCAGCTGGAGCAGCTCCGACAATATGCTCCCTCTCAACTTGG TCACAGCCCATGAAGTAGAGCCCACTCGGGACATCCGCTGTGAGTTCTGTGGGGAGTACTTTGAGAACCGTAAAGGTCTCTCCAGCCACGCCCGTTCCCACCTGCGCCAGATGGGCATCACAGAGTGGACAGTCAACGGTTCCCCCATAGACACCCTGAGAGAACTCATGCACAAGAATGGGGGCACCTCGTCCCCAGCCCCGGGGCTGAAGAAGGAGACCAGCCAGGGGTCCAGCCCCACCTGGGAAGGCCTGGTGGGGGGCCTGGGTTACCAGTCGCCCAAGTTCTCCCGCAAATCCCCCCTCAATCTGCTGCACTCTGGCTCCCGTCTCCATAAGCACGGCCTGGGGGCGGTgggcctctcctccacccctcccgcCGGGAAGTTTTTTGCGGTGTCCCTGCTGGGTAAGAGACCCATGTCGGAGGAGGGCCGTCCAGTTGAGAGATCACCATCCCACCCCCAGTCCTTTTCGCCCCTGCCACATGACCTCTCCATCAAAGGGAAGTCCTCTCCAGACAAGAATGCCGGAGGGCACCTGG ATGCCAACTGTGAGCTGTGTGGGTTCTACTTTGAGAACCGCAAGGCGCTGGCTAGTCACGCGCGGGCCCACCTGCGGCAGTTTGGCGTGACAGAGTGGTGTGTGAACGGTTCGCCCATCGAGACGCTGAGTGCCTGGATGCGCAGCCGGCCCCACAAGGTGGTGGAGATGCACCGCAGCTACATGCAGGGCTCCAACCGCTCCACCTCCAAGAAG AAAAGCAGCTCGTCTCTCTCCCCATCATCcgactctgacctcctcccccCCGTGCCCTCCCagaagcattcctcctcctcccagtgGGCGGCTCTGGGGCTGGCCCAGGCCAGACGGGTAGGCCGGGAGCTCACCCTGGCATCACCCCGGGCAGCAGAGGGTGATGCAGGTCTCACTCCCCCCTCCCGACCCAGCCACAGCAGTCACAGTCCCAGCCCCGCCCGACTCTccaacaccctccctccccacacacagGTGGCCCGCAGCGAGCTCAACGTGCGCCTGCCCAGAG GCTTTGAGCGGCGACCTCTTAAACACCCCTCCCactcagagggaggagagagggacagtggcACCCCCAAGCCCCCTCGCACTGGCACCATTCCTGCCCTGGTGCCCAAACCCCCTACCACCCCCCTGGTCAAAGTGGTGGGAAAGATCTACTCCCTCAGGTGCCG GTTCTGTGAGGTGGAGTTCCAGGGTCCTCTCTCTGTGCAGGAGGACTGGATCCGCCACCTCCAGCAGCACATCCTCAACCTCAACTACAGCAAGCCTGCTCCCTCTGCCACGGACCCCCCAGCCCAAGAccacaacccaaccccaacctcaACCTCAGTCCCAGCCACTACCTCCAGCTTCACCACAACTCCTGCCCCCACCTCAACACCACCCTCCATCCACACCCACACCATAGCTCCTACTGTTCTCCCTCCTTGcagcccctctcctcccccaatgGCTGAGTCTTCTCCAATTGTCACTGCCACTCCAATGGCAACAGCCTCAGCAGAGTCCACCCTCACCCCAATCCTGATCCCCATCCCCACCCCGGCATTGTAA